The segment AAGAACTGAACGCTCTGTTGAGTTTGCTCGATGACCCCGACAAAGACGTCTTCCTTCATGTAAGAGAAAAATTTTTATCTCTGGGAGAACAAGCCATTCCAATGCTGGAAGGCGCATGGGAACAGTCCTTCGATACTTCACTTCAGACACGGATTGAAAACATCATTCACAATATTCAATTTAATACCACCGCGCAGGCACTGAAAGAATGGGCAGCAACTCCGGAACAAAATCTTTTGGCAGGCGCTCTTCTCATAGCAAAATATCAGTATCCTGATTTGAATGAACAAAAAATCAAAAAGCAAATTCAACAAATCCGGCAGGATGTTTGGCTTGAATTAAATGATAAGTTAACCGCGCTGGAGCAAGTAAAAATCATTAACCATATTTTATTTGATGTGCATAACTTCAGCGGAAACACGCAGAACTATCATGCTCCGCAAAACTCTTATATAAACAATGTGCTCGAAAGTAAAAAAGGAAATCCGCTTTCACTTTCTGTAGTTTATTTAATAGTGGCACAGGATTTAAAAATTCCCATCTATGGCGTGAACCTTCCTGAACATTTCGTTCTCTGCTATAAAGATGTGCATCAGTTGATGCTCGTGAAAACAAAACGCGACCAGGAAATGATTGAGCAGGGAATTTTATTTTACATTAATCCGTTCAGTAAAGGCGCTGTATTCGGCAAAAAGCAGTTAGAGATTTACCTGAAGAAAATGAATCTTGAACCACAATCTGAACATTACCAGCCGTGCACCAATCTGGAAATGATAAAACGATTGCTGAGAAATCTTGTTTTCTCCTATAAGAAATTAGGATATGCGGAAAAGCAGGATGAACTTCAGAAACTTCTTGACGCCATCAGTTGAGAATTTTTCCTCCTGAAAAAATAATCACATCAGTTGTTTTTTGTATTCGAAAGAAGAGAATTAAAAAAGGCGAAGAAAACAACTCCCGCCTGGGTATTTAGCATGGATTCAAATAAAAAATTTATTATGATTAATAAAATAAAACTAATAGTAAAAATATTTTTTCCGTATGTACTGGAATAAAAGGGAATAAAAATCATCATCAATAATGAAACTTCACCCAAAATACCGAGTGTTGCAAAAGTCTCAATGAATTGATTGTGCGGATTTAGATTCTCTTCTATCGCCAAAGTATTTTTTTTTTCCTGATACTTTTTTATAAGTTCTTGTTTTATATCTCCAGTGCCAATGCCAAATAAAAAATTTCCTCTTATCAGTTCCAGCGATTCTTTAATAATAAAATATCGTACCACAACATTTTCTCTTGAAGAAACATTGACGGAATCCAGGGGTGTTTTTAAAAACTCAATTACAGGAGCAAACCTCGGAAATTTATTCAGGGTATAAATTGTTCCGCAAAAAATTACAGTTGCAAAAACAAAAAAAAGAATTACTCTTTTATACAAGATAAAATAATAAGAAATGATTGTTCCCGTAACAATGATAACCGCTGCAATTCCCGTTCGAGAACCGAGATTAAATACATAAGCAAGTAAAACAAGAATAAAAATTACCGAGAACCATTTTTTTGAAAAACTCTTTTGCAAAAAATTTTTATATGATTCGGATTTTACTTTATAAAACCGAAAATAAATTATAATACAAATAGAAAAAATTGCATACATGGATGCATAAGAAGGATGAAGGAACAAAGTAAAATTTGAATAATAAAAATAATCCACATTATATCGCAAAGACCAATAGATATTAAAAATAAAACATGACAGCGCAGCAACAATATTTCCAAGAACGAATGCAAAAAATATTATTCGATGGTTTTTCTGAAAATTTTCTTTGTCGGAAAGTATAAGAATAGGAAACAGCAACAACGAAAATTTTACTTCCAAATCAAAAAGTCCTTCGGAAATATTTTCTGTATAAATCATTCCTATTACATGCAATAAGTAAAAAAATATCAGAAGAAAAAAAATACGGGAGCGGATAAGAGAAATTATTTTTTCTTTTACGTTACCATCAAAAAGCCACAACAAAACCCAAATTACAATAAGAGGTGGAATAATTTTTTCGGAAAGAGGAAGAAAAAAAATTATGAGCAGAACTACATATAAAAGAATCTTATTTAGAGAAGAGCAATTAGCCAAATTAATATTCAGCAAACTCATTGTAAATTTTTAGAAAATAAATCTTTCACGAGTTTCAGCGTTTCCATTTTTTTGCAGAAAGCAAAACGAAC is part of the Bacteroidota bacterium genome and harbors:
- a CDS encoding O-antigen ligase family protein, giving the protein MSLLNINLANCSSLNKILLYVVLLIIFFLPLSEKIIPPLIVIWVLLWLFDGNVKEKIISLIRSRIFFLLIFFYLLHVIGMIYTENISEGLFDLEVKFSLLLFPILILSDKENFQKNHRIIFFAFVLGNIVAALSCFIFNIYWSLRYNVDYFYYSNFTLFLHPSYASMYAIFSICIIIYFRFYKVKSESYKNFLQKSFSKKWFSVIFILVLLAYVFNLGSRTGIAAVIIVTGTIISYYFILYKRVILFFVFATVIFCGTIYTLNKFPRFAPVIEFLKTPLDSVNVSSRENVVVRYFIIKESLELIRGNFLFGIGTGDIKQELIKKYQEKKNTLAIEENLNPHNQFIETFATLGILGEVSLLMMIFIPFYSSTYGKNIFTISFILLIIINFLFESMLNTQAGVVFFAFFNSLLSNTKNN